In the genome of Methanobrevibacter olleyae, one region contains:
- a CDS encoding FAD-dependent oxidoreductase — MKVVIVGGGAGGISTASNLRKLDEEVEIIVLTRDNQVSYSPCAIPYVLSDRIHSFDDIVMRTVDDYKAKNIDVMLETEVTAVDSDKKQITYSKEGVVKTMNYDKLVLATGGSPFVPPMKGVDLEGVFKIRTLDDGKQVKEWAENCESALVTGAGLIGIEIAYAFKKMGLKVTLCEMLPQIVPRSLDPDMAKIITDYLIGEGIDIVLGQPITELKGEDGKVKTAVFEDGSEADADMVILATGVRAELKLAKMAGCDCGRWAILVNDRMATSVPDIYAVGDCVESYSAILRSNTVSQLGTTAVRQAKTLAQTLAGKRSRFYPVLNSMVSKVGKLEFGAVGLTRSFAQQNSIKAVVGKVEALTRARYYPNAKPMNVKVICDADGTIIGCQIIAEERVAERIDTMTLAITQELTCFELSNMEFAYAPPVSMVTDPLVLAVEKVSKKFNV, encoded by the coding sequence ATGAAAGTTGTTATTGTTGGTGGAGGAGCTGGAGGCATATCTACAGCGTCTAATCTTAGAAAATTAGATGAAGAAGTTGAAATTATTGTATTAACAAGAGATAATCAAGTTTCTTATTCTCCTTGTGCTATTCCTTATGTATTATCTGATAGAATTCATTCATTTGATGATATTGTAATGAGAACTGTTGATGATTATAAAGCAAAAAATATTGATGTAATGCTTGAAACTGAAGTAACTGCTGTTGATTCAGATAAAAAACAAATTACCTATTCTAAAGAGGGTGTAGTAAAAACTATGAATTATGATAAATTAGTTTTAGCTACTGGAGGAAGCCCATTTGTACCACCTATGAAAGGGGTAGATTTAGAGGGAGTATTTAAAATAAGAACTTTAGATGATGGTAAGCAAGTTAAAGAATGGGCTGAAAATTGTGAAAGTGCATTAGTTACTGGTGCAGGTTTAATTGGTATTGAAATTGCTTATGCATTTAAGAAAATGGGTTTGAAAGTGACTTTATGCGAAATGTTACCACAAATTGTTCCACGTTCCCTTGACCCAGATATGGCTAAAATCATCACTGATTATTTAATTGGAGAAGGTATTGATATAGTACTTGGTCAACCTATTACTGAGCTTAAAGGTGAAGATGGAAAAGTAAAAACTGCAGTCTTTGAAGATGGATCAGAGGCAGATGCAGATATGGTTATTTTAGCTACAGGTGTTAGGGCAGAACTTAAATTAGCTAAAATGGCAGGCTGTGATTGTGGAAGATGGGCGATACTTGTAAATGATAGGATGGCTACTTCTGTACCGGATATTTATGCTGTTGGCGACTGTGTAGAATCTTATAGTGCGATTTTAAGATCTAACACTGTTTCTCAATTAGGTACTACTGCTGTAAGACAAGCTAAAACTTTAGCTCAAACACTTGCAGGTAAACGTTCTAGATTTTATCCGGTTTTAAATTCTATGGTATCTAAAGTAGGTAAATTGGAGTTTGGTGCTGTAGGCCTAACCCGTAGCTTTGCTCAACAAAATAGTATTAAAGCAGTTGTAGGAAAAGTAGAGGCTTTAACAAGAGCAAGATACTATCCAAATGCAAAACCAATGAATGTAAAGGTTATCTGTGATGCAGATGGTACGATTATTGGATGCCAAATCATTGCTGAAGAGAGAGTAGCTGAGCGAATTGATACAATGACTTTAGCTATTACTCAAGAGCTTACTTGCTTTGAATTAAGTAATATGGAGTTTGCTTATGCACCTCCTGTATCTATGGTTACTGATCCATTGGTACTTGCTGTTGAAAAAGTAAGTAAGAAGTTTAATGTTTAA
- the rpiA gene encoding ribose-5-phosphate isomerase RpiA, translating into MSQMKKDCAYAAADLVKDGQILGLGTGSTTHYFIEKVGMRVRDEGIEVMGIPTSFQSSLLARKWNIQITSLDEHEIDLAVDGADEIDPNFNLIKGGGAAHTLEKIVDYSAKELLIIADDSKLVDVLGAFPLPVEIIPSSLNPVTKALEDMGGEVKLRMGKAKDGPVITDNANFILDVAFGKIENPISMEKELNTIPGLVENGLFTEMVDRVIIGSKDGVRYL; encoded by the coding sequence ATGAGTCAAATGAAGAAGGATTGCGCTTATGCTGCAGCTGATTTAGTAAAAGATGGTCAAATTTTAGGGCTTGGAACTGGTTCAACTACTCACTACTTTATTGAAAAGGTAGGCATGAGAGTTAGAGATGAAGGAATAGAAGTTATGGGAATTCCAACTTCTTTTCAGTCTTCATTACTTGCTCGTAAATGGAATATTCAAATAACTAGTCTTGATGAGCATGAAATAGATTTAGCTGTTGATGGTGCTGATGAAATAGATCCTAATTTTAATTTAATTAAAGGTGGAGGAGCAGCACATACTTTAGAAAAAATTGTTGATTATTCTGCAAAGGAATTATTAATTATTGCAGATGATTCTAAACTTGTAGATGTTTTAGGTGCTTTCCCACTTCCAGTAGAAATCATTCCAAGTTCTTTAAACCCTGTAACAAAAGCTTTAGAAGATATGGGGGGAGAAGTAAAACTTAGAATGGGCAAAGCTAAAGATGGACCTGTTATAACAGATAATGCTAACTTTATTTTAGATGTAGCATTTGGTAAAATAGAAAACCCTATTTCTATGGAAAAAGAATTAAACACAATTCCAGGTCTTGTAGAAAATGGTTTATTTACAGAAATGGTTGATAGGGTTATTATTGGTTCTAAAGATGGTGTAAGATATTTATAA
- a CDS encoding UPF0179 family protein has product MITLIGKELAKEGVSFIFYGAVEECSDCRFKASCVDSLKEGHRYTITEVRDVEQKCPIHECEKVKVVVVENGEFTILTDSKGIFEGSSFDFNRKGCSNKDCDFRDMCFPEGISKEEKGFYVKDLGKFKDCPCGNSLEKCIVKIHD; this is encoded by the coding sequence ATGATTACATTAATCGGTAAAGAATTAGCAAAAGAAGGAGTGAGTTTTATTTTTTATGGGGCCGTAGAAGAGTGTTCAGATTGTAGATTTAAGGCCTCTTGTGTAGATTCATTAAAGGAAGGACATAGATATACTATCACTGAAGTAAGGGATGTAGAACAGAAATGCCCTATTCATGAATGTGAAAAAGTTAAAGTAGTTGTGGTTGAAAATGGAGAATTTACTATTTTAACTGATTCAAAAGGAATATTTGAAGGTTCAAGCTTTGATTTTAATCGTAAAGGTTGTTCTAATAAAGATTGTGACTTTAGGGATATGTGTTTTCCTGAGGGAATTTCTAAAGAAGAAAAAGGATTTTATGTTAAAGACTTAGGTAAATTTAAAGATTGCCCATGTGGAAACTCTTTAGAAAAATGCATTGTAAAAATTCATGATTAA
- a CDS encoding NAD(P)-dependent glycerol-1-phosphate dehydrogenase gives MNSKTIQMPREVHIGPNVLDEIGKICKNLRLFDEALVVSGFHTFDVAGRQTVDALESSDFGVEVVKVKDASIESVEMVQDKIANASVVLGVGGGKIIDVAKLASTNAHSYFLSVPTTASHDGIASPMASIKNDKGSISKNANSPMAVVADTGIINTAPFRLIASGCADIVSNYTAIKDWKLAYRLKNEDYSESAAALSEMTAKLIINSSNSIKEGLEESARIVVKSLFSSGMAISIAGSSRPASGSEHLFSHALDRVAKKPALHGEQCGVGTIMMMHLHGGDWKSIRNILKTIGAPTTASELGIDDDDIVDALTIAHTIRPERYTILGDNGLTREAAIKLAKKTEII, from the coding sequence ATGAATTCTAAAACAATTCAAATGCCAAGAGAAGTACATATTGGCCCTAATGTCCTTGATGAAATAGGTAAAATATGTAAAAATTTACGTTTATTTGATGAAGCTCTTGTTGTATCTGGTTTTCATACATTTGATGTAGCAGGTCGCCAAACTGTGGATGCTTTAGAAAGTTCAGATTTTGGAGTTGAAGTTGTAAAAGTCAAAGATGCTTCAATAGAATCAGTTGAAATGGTACAAGATAAAATTGCTAATGCTTCTGTAGTATTAGGTGTTGGTGGAGGTAAAATTATTGATGTTGCAAAACTTGCTTCTACTAATGCACATTCTTACTTCCTTTCTGTTCCAACAACTGCATCTCACGATGGAATTGCATCACCAATGGCTTCAATAAAAAATGATAAGGGCTCTATCTCTAAAAATGCAAATTCTCCAATGGCAGTTGTTGCTGATACTGGTATTATCAATACTGCTCCTTTTAGATTGATTGCTTCAGGCTGTGCAGATATTGTATCTAATTATACAGCAATTAAGGATTGGAAACTAGCTTATAGATTAAAAAATGAAGATTATAGTGAATCTGCAGCAGCTTTATCTGAAATGACTGCTAAATTGATTATCAATTCTTCAAATAGTATTAAAGAAGGATTAGAAGAAAGTGCAAGAATTGTTGTTAAATCATTATTTAGTAGTGGTATGGCAATAAGTATTGCAGGTTCTAGTAGACCTGCAAGTGGTTCTGAACACTTATTTAGTCATGCTTTAGATAGGGTAGCTAAAAAACCTGCATTACATGGTGAACAATGTGGTGTAGGTACTATTATGATGATGCATTTACATGGTGGGGACTGGAAATCAATTAGAAATATATTAAAAACTATTGGAGCTCCAACTACTGCATCAGAATTAGGTATAGATGATGATGATATTGTTGATGCATTAACAATAGCTCATACTATAAGACCTGAAAGATATACAATTTTGGGAGATAATGGCCTTACAAGAGAAGCAGCTATTAAATTAGCTAAAAAGACTGAAATTATTTAG
- the proS gene encoding proline--tRNA ligase, with amino-acid sequence MENFSEWFHDILENAEIIDSRYPIKGMSVWLPYGFQIRKATLKIFRDLLDREHDEVLYPLLIPEEELAKEGIHVKGFEDEVYWVTHGGQKELNEKLAIRPTSETAMYPMFSLWVRSHIDLPIKQYQVVNTFRYETKHTRPLIRVREITTFAEAHTVHSSSAEAAKQVETGIELYKEFFDELGIAYLISKRPVWDKFPGAEYTMAFDTIMPDGKTLQIATVHNLGQTFAKTFEITFENKEANHEYAYQTCYGISDRVIAAAIATHGDEKGLQLPPELSPKQITIIPIIFKDGGEEVMAKCLEIKKSLEAKGIRVQMDTRDIRPGKKFFDWELKGTPLRFELGPRDLNNNVAILGRRDSGEKIETSLDENIAEKVSDLLFEVEENLKSTAWAKQEEKIVTLDTLENASGIVDEGKVIKFYWCGDEECGRAIEEEADLDILGINEENIETDKLCPHCGKPAKHLALIAKTY; translated from the coding sequence GTGGAGAATTTTAGTGAATGGTTTCATGATATTTTAGAAAACGCTGAGATAATAGATTCTAGATATCCTATTAAAGGAATGAGTGTATGGCTTCCTTACGGATTTCAAATTAGAAAAGCTACTTTGAAGATATTTAGAGATTTACTTGATAGAGAACATGACGAAGTTTTATATCCATTACTCATTCCAGAAGAAGAACTTGCAAAAGAAGGTATTCATGTAAAGGGATTTGAAGATGAAGTATACTGGGTTACTCATGGCGGCCAAAAAGAATTAAATGAAAAATTAGCTATCAGACCTACTAGTGAAACTGCTATGTATCCTATGTTTTCTTTATGGGTAAGATCACATATCGATTTACCAATTAAACAGTACCAAGTAGTTAATACATTCAGATATGAAACAAAACATACTAGGCCACTTATAAGAGTAAGGGAAATTACTACCTTTGCAGAAGCTCATACTGTACATTCCAGCTCTGCTGAAGCAGCAAAACAGGTTGAAACTGGAATTGAACTTTATAAAGAGTTCTTTGATGAACTTGGAATAGCTTATCTGATTAGCAAAAGACCTGTATGGGATAAATTCCCTGGTGCAGAATATACTATGGCTTTTGATACAATTATGCCTGATGGAAAAACCTTACAAATAGCTACAGTTCACAATTTAGGTCAAACTTTTGCAAAGACCTTTGAAATTACCTTTGAAAATAAGGAAGCTAATCACGAATATGCTTATCAAACCTGTTATGGAATATCTGATAGGGTTATTGCAGCAGCTATTGCTACTCATGGAGATGAAAAAGGTCTTCAATTACCTCCAGAGCTTTCACCAAAACAAATTACAATCATCCCTATTATCTTTAAAGATGGTGGAGAAGAAGTGATGGCTAAGTGTTTAGAAATTAAAAAATCTTTAGAAGCTAAAGGCATAAGAGTTCAAATGGATACAAGAGACATCAGACCAGGTAAAAAATTCTTTGATTGGGAATTAAAAGGAACTCCACTTAGATTTGAATTAGGGCCAAGAGATTTAAATAATAATGTAGCAATTCTCGGAAGAAGAGATAGTGGTGAAAAGATTGAAACTAGTTTAGATGAGAATATAGCTGAAAAAGTATCAGATTTATTATTTGAAGTTGAAGAAAACTTAAAATCTACTGCTTGGGCTAAACAAGAAGAAAAAATAGTTACATTAGATACTCTTGAAAACGCTTCAGGCATTGTAGATGAAGGAAAAGTCATTAAGTTCTATTGGTGTGGAGATGAAGAATGTGGTAGGGCTATTGAAGAAGAAGCAGATCTAGATATTCTTGGTATTAATGAAGAAAATATTGAAACTGATAAACTTTGCCCTCATTGTGGAAAGCCAGCTAAACATCTTGCACTTATAGCTAAGACTTACTAA
- the cofC gene encoding 2-phospho-L-lactate guanylyltransferase yields MDKIYAIIPVSQFANAKTRLSPFLSPEERKNLLKAMLKDITTTLKPIVDKILIISKDEEVLDYAKELGLTTIIEEDHKKSKSLKPSDNGGLNKALKQAMKWSRKKTRKIIILPSDIPLIRKTNIKLLIEQSKNLDFIIVPSKGGGTNTLIAKPLAIDMKFGEFSFKKHIEEAEKKKLTPFVHDSFYMALDVNTTEDLGEIMIHGNGTETKKYLESLEIKVESIHGHERLKVTRN; encoded by the coding sequence ATGGATAAAATTTATGCAATAATTCCTGTAAGTCAATTTGCAAATGCTAAAACAAGATTATCACCTTTCTTATCACCTGAAGAGAGAAAAAATCTCTTAAAAGCTATGTTAAAAGATATTACAACCACATTAAAACCAATCGTAGATAAAATTTTAATAATAAGTAAGGATGAAGAAGTTTTAGATTATGCCAAAGAATTAGGGCTTACAACAATTATTGAAGAAGACCATAAAAAATCTAAATCTTTAAAACCATCTGATAATGGAGGATTAAACAAAGCTTTAAAACAAGCAATGAAATGGTCTAGAAAGAAAACCAGAAAAATAATTATTTTACCATCTGACATTCCATTAATCAGAAAAACAAATATTAAACTTCTTATTGAGCAATCTAAAAATCTTGATTTTATTATTGTTCCCTCAAAAGGAGGGGGAACTAACACTTTAATTGCAAAGCCATTAGCTATTGATATGAAATTTGGAGAATTCAGTTTTAAGAAACACATTGAAGAGGCAGAAAAGAAAAAATTAACTCCTTTTGTGCATGATTCCTTTTATATGGCTCTTGATGTAAATACAACTGAAGATCTTGGAGAAATCATGATTCATGGAAATGGAACCGAAACTAAAAAATATCTAGAATCCCTTGAAATTAAAGTAGAATCTATTCACGGCCATGAAAGACTTAAAGTTACCAGAAACTAA
- the thiD gene encoding bifunctional hydroxymethylpyrimidine kinase/phosphomethylpyrimidine kinase, which yields MIGLSIAGFDPSGGAGILTDIKTMAAHGIHGTSVITALTAQNPKKVFSVEPISTTYISKQIHSIFDEYSIKYAKTGLLYSKEIIQLVSKKVGEYDLSIVVDPVMVASAGDSLAKDKIANDLKKYLLKKSLLVTPNVSEAENLSGIRIESIDDAKDAAYEIGKYCNVMITGGHLNGVNIIYNKEKDELRTLKQELIETKNLHGTGCSLSAAICSNLILLNERDSLDKNNENKSDSDNLKIAIEKSTKFIYESVKNGRYGTLNPNFNSKPF from the coding sequence ATGATAGGACTATCAATTGCAGGTTTTGACCCTTCAGGAGGTGCAGGTATCTTAACAGATATTAAAACTATGGCAGCACATGGAATTCATGGAACTTCAGTTATAACTGCACTTACTGCACAAAATCCTAAAAAAGTCTTTTCTGTTGAACCTATAAGCACTACATATATCTCCAAACAGATACATTCCATATTTGATGAGTACTCTATCAAATATGCAAAGACAGGCCTATTATACTCAAAAGAAATCATCCAACTAGTAAGTAAAAAGGTCGGAGAATATGATTTAAGCATAGTTGTTGATCCGGTGATGGTAGCAAGTGCAGGAGATTCACTTGCAAAAGATAAAATAGCTAATGATTTAAAAAAATATCTTCTTAAAAAATCTCTTTTAGTTACACCAAATGTTTCAGAAGCTGAAAATCTTTCTGGAATCAGAATAGAAAGTATAGATGATGCAAAAGATGCTGCATATGAGATTGGAAAATATTGTAATGTTATGATAACTGGCGGACATCTTAATGGTGTAAATATCATTTATAATAAAGAAAAAGATGAGTTAAGAACATTAAAGCAAGAATTAATTGAAACTAAGAATTTACATGGAACTGGCTGCAGTTTATCTGCTGCAATTTGTTCTAATCTTATTTTATTAAATGAAAGGGATAGCTTAGATAAAAACAATGAAAATAAATCAGATAGTGATAATTTGAAAATAGCTATTGAAAAATCTACTAAATTCATTTACGAATCTGTAAAAAATGGCAGATATGGTACTTTAAATCCTAACTTTAATTCAAAACCATTTTAA
- a CDS encoding ABC transporter ATP-binding protein, which translates to MAIDIKNISKSFTTKDKEFIALEDINLHVDDGELICLLGPSGCGKTTLLRLIGGLEEADSGEIYDGGGLIDGPSKDRGFIFQQYSLFPWLNVLDNVMFGLNLAGEKSKEENLAAAERYLDRVGLADFKYSYPHELSGGMKQRVAIIRSLLNHTPVLLMDEPFSAVDMLNRHSLQEQLIGVWKRFETTIIFVTHDVDEAVYLADKIVIMDKKPGRIKDIVEVPLERPRQRESREFLDFQDEIEKLLGIWEL; encoded by the coding sequence TTGGCAATTGATATTAAAAACATATCTAAATCATTTACAACAAAAGATAAAGAATTCATTGCATTAGAAGATATTAATTTACATGTCGATGATGGTGAATTGATTTGCCTTTTAGGTCCATCTGGTTGTGGAAAAACAACTCTTTTAAGACTTATTGGTGGCTTAGAAGAAGCGGATTCTGGTGAGATATATGATGGAGGAGGACTTATAGATGGTCCTTCAAAAGATAGGGGCTTTATTTTTCAGCAATATTCTTTATTCCCATGGTTAAATGTTTTAGATAATGTAATGTTTGGTTTAAATTTAGCTGGTGAGAAAAGCAAGGAAGAAAATCTTGCTGCTGCTGAGAGATATTTAGATAGAGTAGGGTTAGCTGATTTTAAGTATAGTTATCCTCATGAGCTCTCTGGTGGTATGAAACAAAGAGTAGCTATTATTCGTTCTTTATTAAACCATACTCCTGTTTTACTTATGGATGAACCATTTTCTGCAGTAGATATGTTAAATAGACATAGTTTACAAGAGCAATTGATTGGTGTTTGGAAAAGATTTGAAACAACAATTATATTTGTAACTCATGATGTTGATGAAGCTGTTTATTTGGCGGATAAAATTGTGATAATGGATAAAAAACCAGGCAGAATAAAAGATATTGTAGAAGTACCTCTTGAACGTCCTAGACAAAGAGAATCAAGAGAGTTTTTAGATTTTCAAGATGAAATTGAAAAACTTTTAGGTATTTGGGAATTATAA
- a CDS encoding ABC transporter permease: MNKRVLPFILPILIIIVWYIITEGLSLIPYYILPSPLDVFDATFRLIANGKLLNHTISTLTKVFAGIILASVVAIPLGIILGWYETLDELTSLVISILRPIPPIAWIPFSILWFGIGLPSAVFVIFIGCVFSVLVYTIDGVKRTDKVLIEAANTLGANNWDILYKVVLPSTLPYIVSGLKVGVSIALMCTVSAEMIASSNGLGYMILTASQLFDPGTMVVGMVIIGIIGILFDVGFKKAQSMIFW, translated from the coding sequence ATAAACAAAAGAGTTTTACCCTTTATTTTACCTATTTTAATTATTATAGTATGGTATATAATTACTGAAGGTCTAAGTTTAATACCTTATTATATTTTACCTAGTCCATTAGATGTATTTGATGCAACATTTAGATTAATAGCTAATGGAAAATTACTAAATCATACTATCAGTACATTAACTAAAGTATTTGCTGGTATTATTTTAGCATCTGTAGTGGCTATTCCATTAGGTATTATCTTAGGTTGGTATGAAACTTTAGATGAACTTACTTCCTTAGTAATTAGTATTTTAAGACCAATTCCTCCAATTGCTTGGATTCCATTTTCCATTTTATGGTTTGGTATTGGATTACCATCTGCTGTATTTGTAATCTTTATTGGTTGTGTATTTTCAGTATTAGTTTACACTATTGATGGTGTAAAAAGAACTGATAAGGTCTTAATTGAAGCAGCAAATACATTAGGTGCAAATAATTGGGATATTTTATATAAAGTAGTTTTACCATCAACTCTTCCTTATATTGTATCTGGTCTTAAAGTAGGTGTAAGTATTGCTTTAATGTGTACTGTATCTGCTGAGATGATTGCATCAAGTAACGGTTTAGGTTATATGATTTTAACTGCAAGTCAATTATTCGATCCAGGTACTATGGTTGTAGGTATGGTAATTATTGGTATTATTGGAATTTTATTTGATGTAGGATTTAAAAAAGCACAATCTATGATTTTCTGGTAA
- a CDS encoding ABC transporter substrate-binding protein: MDKKILAIIAIIIVAIVAVGAYFALGAGDDTITIGHLPSDHDTAMYVAEAQKQYEAQGLKVETVQFNNGGDLMTAMASGDVDVGYVGITPVLSSIEKGVPVKVVSGAQIEGSGVVVGSDSGINSLADLKGKKVGTPGAATIQNMIITYGLNKSGVNVNDVELISMKAAQMTDALKAGQIDAMICWEPFSSIAVKNGYGKLLQNTSDIIPGHPCCVVAARQDFIDNHPEELKKILAIHENATKFTNENPSEAAALLPEDIVPDKELQTSIINDTQFISGLDEDYKKSVIDFMQLGVDLGLLKEPISEDKIFAEL; encoded by the coding sequence ATGGATAAAAAAATTCTTGCAATTATTGCTATTATTATTGTAGCTATTGTTGCTGTTGGAGCTTACTTTGCATTAGGTGCAGGTGATGACACTATTACTATTGGTCACTTACCTTCTGATCACGATACTGCAATGTATGTTGCAGAAGCTCAAAAACAGTATGAAGCTCAAGGACTTAAAGTTGAAACTGTTCAATTTAACAATGGTGGAGACTTAATGACTGCTATGGCAAGTGGGGATGTAGATGTTGGTTACGTAGGAATTACTCCTGTATTATCTTCTATTGAAAAAGGAGTACCTGTGAAAGTAGTATCTGGTGCTCAAATTGAAGGTAGTGGTGTAGTTGTTGGATCTGACTCTGGTATTAACTCTCTTGCAGATTTAAAAGGTAAAAAAGTAGGTACCCCAGGTGCAGCTACTATTCAAAACATGATTATTACCTATGGCCTTAATAAATCTGGTGTAAATGTAAATGATGTAGAACTTATTTCAATGAAAGCAGCTCAGATGACTGATGCTTTAAAAGCTGGTCAGATTGATGCTATGATTTGTTGGGAACCATTCTCTTCTATTGCTGTTAAAAATGGATACGGTAAATTACTCCAAAACACTTCTGATATTATTCCAGGACACCCATGTTGTGTAGTTGCAGCAAGACAGGACTTTATTGATAATCATCCTGAAGAACTTAAAAAAATCTTAGCAATCCACGAAAATGCAACTAAATTCACAAATGAAAACCCTTCAGAAGCAGCAGCTTTATTACCTGAAGATATTGTTCCAGATAAGGAATTACAAACAAGCATCATCAATGATACTCAATTCATTTCTGGATTAGATGAGGATTATAAAAAATCAGTAATTGACTTCATGCAACTTGGAGTAGATTTAGGATTATTAAAAGAACCTATTAGTGAAGATAAAATCTTTGCTGAACTTTAA
- a CDS encoding transposase, giving the protein MKDIINPNVEIPDDQVAMAFFRSVRWVNGVYCPKCKSYNINNRGNQGRTRRYSCKDCGTNFNDFSGTIFHKSKIPLNLMLYILFNLDKRTTTQLSEELGYSRQCISRISKLFREKLLSNFEFCDMEE; this is encoded by the coding sequence ATGAAAGATATTATTAATCCGAATGTAGAAATTCCTGATGATCAGGTTGCTATGGCATTCTTTAGGAGCGTCCGTTGGGTTAATGGAGTATATTGTCCAAAATGTAAATCCTATAATATCAATAATAGAGGAAACCAAGGTAGAACTCGCAGATACTCTTGTAAAGATTGTGGAACTAATTTCAATGACTTTTCAGGTACAATTTTCCATAAAAGTAAAATTCCTCTTAATCTAATGTTATATATATTATTCAATTTAGATAAAAGAACCACTACTCAATTATCTGAGGAATTAGGTTATAGTAGGCAATGTATTTCAAGAATATCTAAATTATTTAGAGAAAAATTATTAAGTAATTTTGAATTTTGTGATATGGAAGAATAA
- a CDS encoding adenylosuccinate synthetase — translation MTCSILVGGAWGDEGKGKCITYLCDKDKPDIVARAGVGPNAGHSVEFNGEKYGLRLVPSGFVQTEAKLLIGAGVLVDPEVFFHELDYLSKYNVAERAYVDPRCSIIAPEHKERDKSSEHLAKKIGSTGSGCGPANADRVLRTAKRAEDIPELADYLTDVSLVSNEALDNGEDVFIEGSQGFALSLYYGTYPFVTSKDTTASSFAADVGVGPTKVDEVINVFKAYITRVGEGPFATEMSQKEAEDLGIEEYGVVTGRRRRVGTFDFELAKESCRINGATQIALTCVDRLYPDCARTQDFGVLSAETKDFITQVEQETGVPVTIISTGPDLKDTIDLRKELL, via the coding sequence ATGACTTGTAGTATATTAGTTGGAGGAGCTTGGGGAGATGAAGGTAAAGGGAAATGTATTACTTACCTTTGTGATAAAGATAAACCAGATATTGTTGCTCGTGCAGGAGTAGGACCTAATGCAGGACATTCAGTAGAATTCAATGGAGAAAAATATGGTTTAAGACTTGTTCCATCTGGTTTTGTTCAAACTGAAGCTAAATTACTTATCGGTGCAGGAGTTTTAGTTGATCCTGAAGTATTTTTCCATGAATTAGACTATTTAAGTAAATACAATGTTGCAGAAAGAGCATATGTAGATCCTCGATGCTCTATTATTGCACCTGAACACAAAGAAAGGGATAAATCTTCAGAACATTTAGCTAAAAAAATAGGCAGTACTGGTTCTGGCTGTGGGCCAGCTAATGCAGATAGGGTTTTAAGAACTGCAAAAAGAGCAGAAGACATTCCAGAACTTGCAGATTATTTAACTGATGTTTCTTTAGTATCTAATGAAGCTTTGGATAATGGGGAAGATGTGTTTATTGAAGGTTCACAAGGTTTCGCTCTCTCATTATACTATGGTACTTATCCTTTTGTAACTAGTAAAGACACTACTGCAAGTAGCTTTGCTGCTGATGTAGGTGTAGGTCCTACTAAGGTAGATGAAGTTATTAATGTTTTTAAAGCTTATATTACTCGTGTAGGTGAAGGTCCTTTTGCTACTGAAATGAGTCAAAAAGAGGCAGAGGATTTAGGTATCGAAGAATATGGTGTTGTTACTGGAAGACGTAGAAGAGTCGGTACTTTTGACTTTGAACTTGCAAAGGAATCCTGTAGAATAAATGGTGCTACTCAAATTGCTTTAACCTGTGTTGACAGATTGTATCCTGATTGTGCTAGAACTCAAGATTTCGGTGTTTTATCTGCTGAAACAAAAGATTTCATTACACAAGTTGAGCAAGAAACTGGTGTGCCGGTAACTATTATTTCTACTGGACCGGACTTAAAGGATACTATTGATTTAAGAAAAGAATTATTATAA